Proteins found in one Crassostrea angulata isolate pt1a10 chromosome 3, ASM2561291v2, whole genome shotgun sequence genomic segment:
- the LOC128175848 gene encoding uncharacterized protein LOC128175848 yields MELYNSDSFRNRDLLEVVIQKKEDSKTIKTNDHEEKQKEQIVHMRRTPEMVSRPSSRMSSKQTTIQTEQTPKENPAIAKLSKEAIAKNNVTQTIHSLAILCLAASVILVLDIYVFLMGTGDVPEGGFRNGSLLSSVKQYEDVTEVFTAFSTLVMILSSNCVLVCSMQCFIASKVSKTIDGPERAMKYFRECSSSRLIAVVGFFISFPVFLITLMLCVVLRLKRTPALTAVVVLIIGTVLGLLCMVQNIYHWYDEMSSASRGLPAYKDSNKDDDVSRDLNTLV; encoded by the exons ATGGAGCTGTATAACTCGGACAGCTTCAGAAACCGGGACCTTCTGGAAGTGGTCATTCAAAAGAAGGAGGACAGTAAGACCATTAAAACCAATGACCATGAGGAAAAACAGAAGGAACAAATTGTGCACATGCGTAGAACACCGGAAATGGTCAGCAGACCATCAAGTCGAATGTCATCGAAACAAACGACCATTCAAACTGAACAAACCCCAAAGGAGAATCCCGCTATAGCTAAACTCAGTAAAGAGGCCATAGCCAAAAACAACGTCACCCAGACCATTCACAGCCTGGCCATTCTGTGTCTAGCGGCTTCTGTAATTCTTGTGTTGGATATATATGTGTTTCTTATGGGAACTGGAGATGTTCCTGAGGGAGGATTTCGGAACGGCAGTTTGCTGTCGTCAGTGAAGCAGTATGAGGACGTGACGGAGGTGTTCACCGCTTTCTCCACGCTGGTGATGATTCTCTCGTCAAACTGTGTCCTAGTGTGCTCTATGCAATGTTTTATAGCTTCAAAAGTCAGTAAAACCATCGATGGCCCTGAGAG GGCAATGAAGTACTTTCGAGAATGCTCCAGCAGCAGATTAATAGCTGTGGTTGGATTTTTCATATCCTTTCCAGTTTTCCTTATCA CTCTAATGCTGTGTGTAGTGTTACGTTTAAAAAGGACACCTGCTCTGACTGCTGTCGTGGTGCTAATCATTGGGACAGTCCTAGGATTACTGTGCATGGTGCAAAACATTTATCACTGGTATGACGAAATGTCGTCTGCTTCACGAGGACTTCCGGCGTACAAAGATAGTAACAAAGACGATGACGTCAGCAGGGATCTCAACACGTTAGTGTAG
- the LOC128175846 gene encoding deleted in malignant brain tumors 1 protein-like — protein MVWILMLFHMLIKYVSSTCDVTAQEIQADSSLRFLTSTGYNEGSGSYINNMDCWWRIDSGGDDLKLLLFLTRDLACPGDKISIYDGDSSTATPLVSDLCGTSATPTHYSTTQRHAYIRLVTDASVSRAGIKLEFLAAKDYSGTGCTASQTLIAGDNSNLLSSPNFPGLYTNAKTCRWLITSPVGNVDLDIVFSDIEDDLPSRCDYDKYTINDGNDRCENNVVRTVCSQYPKVTPFTFTSSGSSVVVFFVSDSSVNRRGFLLKYKSNATYTTTTVTQTTESSSSQTTSSSVEKSNKDPNTCMDARMVIGIVFGSLVVVIFSVIVVVFMILRFHNLQKTIKPKD, from the exons atggtaTGGATCCTGATGCTTTTTCATATGCTAATAA AATACGTTTCCTCCACTTGTGACGTCACTGCTCAGGAAATCCAAGCTGACTCCAGCTTGCGTTTTCTCACTTCCACGGGGTACAACGAAGGGAGCGGATCATACATTAA TAACATGGATTGTTGGTGGCGGATTGACTCGGGAGGGGATGATCTCAAGCTTTTGTTATTTCTGACTCGAGACCTTGCGTGCCCCGGGGATAAAATTTCCATTTATGACG GAGACAGTTCCACGGCCACGCCCCTCGTCAGCGACCTGTGCGGTACATCAGCCACGCCCACTCACTACTCCACCACCCAGCGCCACGCCTACATCCGTCTGGTGACGGACGCCAGTGTCAGTAGGGCGGGGATCAAGCTGGAGTTCCTGGCTGCCAAGGACTACT CAGGAACAGGTTGTACAGCATCACAGACGTTGATTGCGGGAGACAACTCCAATCTTCTTTCAAGTCCGAACTTTCCAGGCCTCTACACAAA TGCCAAAACATGCCGATGGCTGATTACAAGCCCCGTTGGAAATGTTGACCTTGACATCGTGTTTTCTGACATTGAAGATGACCTTCCCAGTCGGTGTGACTATGACAAGTACACCATTAACGACG GTAATGACCGCTGTGAAAACAACGTGGTAAGGACCGTGTGCTCTCAGTACCCAAAGGTCACGCCATTCACATTTACTTCTTCCGGGTCATCCGTTGTGGTGTTTTTTGTCAGTGATAGCAGCGTCAATCGAAGGGGGTTTCTTCTGAAGTACAAATCGAACGCGACCTATACAACAACGACTGTTACCCAGACAACAGAATCAAGTTCATCCCAGACTACGTCCTCAAGCGTGGAAAAAAGTAACAAAG atccgAACACTTGCATGGATGCCAGGATGGTGATCGGCATTGTTTTCGGGTCCCTGGTTGTGGTGATATTTTCTGTTATCGTTGTTGTATTTATGATATTACGCTTTCATAATTTGCAGAAGACAATTAAGccaaaagattga
- the LOC128178714 gene encoding paramyosin-like, which yields MYGKLTILLVALATCSAQFIPIKPLPTKLKIQTTTTTQKPKVTTTKAPQPNPNSGGPSNSGSCTYQFHVADPNGLCAGTSSALDKKVDQVKQDLDKTKFQYVSQNSMIQNTLARIQSDAAGYMSKLTDLNNEIQKLKQIASSAPTGTGNSAALNQMLHDTKDLLTKAISDINNKIFNITMQMQKSAVEETKIQTALNKQINDQTTKIAAAELKLITLENMLKNMQSGSTPVATMPPQPFTTNSMPTTTNGAQTTTGPAPTAPTALLNQLKTQLQTLESEVKQLEQTQTKEITDLTQKADQIKTDLANQTTEIAKAKTTSQAAFARLKVTEQDVQDAINNLTQFQKRVNPEMSILQAEILETSKNVSTVISSLQQLGTSIMSDKMKIVKNTINIRKLIPDAVKINSDLQKLNTTITNQAGELLQLEQDVHALKGNFTANGQSAKQYVDAIKTDMNNKMSSLNTTLNSATSDIMTLMGQSSRLSQLCG from the exons ATGTACGGTAAACTGACTATCCTTTTGGTTGCATTGGCGACATGTTCAGCCCAGTTCATACCCATTAAACCGTTACCGACGAAACTGAAGATCCAGACGACGACAACAACACAGAAGCCGAAAGTGACCACTACTAAGGCCCCTCAGCCCAACCCTAACTCCGGGGGTCCATCCAACAGTGGATCATGTACGTACCAATTTCACGTAGCGGACCCAAATGGACTGTGTGCAGGAACCTCGTCGGCTTTGGATAAAAAGGTGGACCAAGTGAAACAAGATTTGGACAAAACGAAGTTCCAATACGTGTCACAGAACAGCATGATTCAGAACACTCTGGCGCGTATACAGAGTGACGCCGCGGGTTACATGTCAAAGCTGACAGACCTAAACAACGAGATCCAAAAACTAAAACAGATCGCCTCGTCTGCTCCTACAGGAACCGGGAATTCTGCAGCTCTCAATCAGATGTTACATGACACCAAAGATCTTTTGACGAAGGCCATTAGCGACATCAACAATAAAATCTTCAATATCACCATGCAAATGCAGAAAAGCGCAGTAGAAGAAACAAAGATTCAAACAGCATTGAATAAGCAGATTAACGACCAGACAACGAAAATTGCAGCCGCGGAACTGAAGTTAATCACTCTAGAGAATATGTTGAAGAACATGCAGTCTGGGTCTACCCCTGTCGCCACCATGCCGCCACAACCCTTCACCACAAACTCAATGCCAACCACAACAAATGGCGCCCAAACCACCACTGGCCCTGCACCTACAGCGCCTACTGCTCTCTTGAACCAGCTCAAAACACAACTTCAGACGCTGGAGTCCGAGGTAAAACAATTAGAACAGACCCAAACCAAAGAGATCACTGATCTCACCCAGAAAGCCGACCAAATTAAGACCGACCTCGCCAACCAGACGACGGAGATCGCTAAAGCTAAGACAACGTCACAAGCGGCCTTCGCCCGGCTCAAGGTTACAGAGCAAGACGTTCAGGACGCCATCAACAACCTCACGCAGTTCCAGAAGAGGGTCAACCCGGAGATGTCCATCCTGCAGGCCGAGATCCTGGAGACCAGTAAGAACGTTTCCACGGTGATCTCCAGTCTCCAACAACTCGGCACCAGCATCATGTCAGACAAGATGAAGATCGTGAAGAACACAATAAACATTAGGAAGTTGATTCCAGACGCCGTGAAGATCAATAGCGACCTACAGAAACTTAACACCACG aTTACAAATCAAGCCGGTGAGCTGCTACAGCTTGAGCAGGACGTGCACGCGCTCAAAGGAAACTTTACCGCCAACGGCCAGTCGGCCAAACAGTACGTGGACGCCATTAAGACAGACATGAACAACAAGATGTCCAGCCTCAACACCACCCTCAACTCGGCCACCTCCGACATCATGACCCTCATGGGACAGTCCTCCAGACTCAGCCAGCTCTGCGGATAG